The Trichomycterus rosablanca isolate fTriRos1 chromosome 22, fTriRos1.hap1, whole genome shotgun sequence genome has a window encoding:
- the LOC134336009 gene encoding protein SCO1 homolog, mitochondrial, with protein sequence MATVGLHRVRMFKPFILTRFGSSPSFCYFTRNRICPNLSGRVTCTPLNNTLICRGVGFPSLRSLSSLPPPPPSEGDKSTKKSTGPVTWKSLALTLALGGTLLLGMKYFKKEKEEKLEKERTKSLGKPALGGPFSLVDHNNKPSKSEHFIGKWVLIYFGFTHCPDICPDEIEKMITVVDEIDKIKTLPDLTPILITIDPERDTSEALAAYCKEFSPKLIGMTGTTQQVEQVSRAYRVYYSQGPKDEDNDYIVDHTIIMYLVGPDGKFLDYYGQNKKAAEISSSIASHMRKHRRAS encoded by the exons ATGGCTACAGTGGGTTTACACAGAGTTAGGATGTTTAAACCATTCATTCTGACTAGATTTGGTTCTAGTCCCAGCTTCTGTTATTTTACCCGAAATAGGATATGTCCAAATCTGTCAGGCAGGGTAACCTGTACACCG CTGAACAATACCTTAATATGCAGAGGTGTAGGATTTCCCAGTCTGAGAAGTCTGTCCAGTCTCCCTCCACCACCTCCGTCTGAAGGGGACAAATCCACCAAGAAGAGTACAGGT CCAGTGACCTGGAAATCTCTTGCTCTTACACTCGCCCTTGGTGGGACTCTTTTACTTGGAATGAAATACttcaaaaaagagaaagaagaaa AGCTTGAGAAGGAGAGGACCAAGTCTTTAGGGAAACCTGCCCTTGGAGGTCCGTTCTCTCTCGTTGATCACAACAATAAGCCTTCTAAAAGCGAACACTTCATTGGCAAGTGGGTGCTGATCTACTTTGGATTCACACACTGTCCGGACATCTGTCCAGACGAAATTGAAAAAATGATCACCGTCGTGGATGAAATCG ATAAGATAAAGACGCTTCCAGATTTAACACCAATTCTTATCACAATCGATCCAGAAAGAGATACGTCAGAGGCCTTGGCAGCGTATTGCAAAG AGTTTTCCCCAAAGCTTATAGGCATGACAGGAACAACACAACAAGTTGAGCAGGTGTCCCGAGCCTACAGAGTGTACTATAGCCAGGGTCCAAAAGACGAGGACAACGACTACatt GTCGATCACACCATCATTATGTACTTGGTGGGACCTGACGGTAAGTTTCTGGACTACTACGGGCAGAACAAGAAGGCAGCCGAGATCTCCTCCTCCATCGCATCACACATGAGAAAGCACAGACGGGCCAGTTAG